One genomic window of Phycisphaerales bacterium includes the following:
- the carB gene encoding carbamoyl-phosphate synthase large subunit produces the protein MPKREDVRTILVLGSGPIVIGQGCEFDYSGAQACKALRAEGCRVVLVNSNPATIMTDPSMSDRTYIEPITPESVRKIIQKECDESAGGQGIDAILPTLGGQTALNCACTLFDNGTLDEFGIEMIGADREVIHRAEDREAFRKVCEAEDLPLAPSRTVKSLDEAMEALDELGLPSIVRPAFTLGGWGGGVAYNTEEFRQQVARGLSASMIGQVQIDKSLLGWKEYELEVVRDKHDNCVIVCGIENIDAMGVHTGDSITVAPILTLTDKEYQVLRDAAFAVVRAVGVETGGSNVQFAVNPSPTPNDDGTEAFEFVVVEMNPRVSRSSALASKATGFPIAKIAARLALGYTLDELRNDITATTSACFEPSIDYVVTKMPRWTFEKFPEADETLTTQMKSVGEAMAIGRTFKESLQKAIRSMEVKRFGLGLDRNDKWLTATRAIEREQLVLDFAEPGDPTHIISATGLRTADGQPIEWPIDDTKLTRKLAVPSQGRLYYVRYALKMGWSIEQIHGLTKIDPFFLSQIAELVSFEDTLLAYEKLDDVPEHVLREAKRLGYSDAQLANVYLDTISSKTILSVRERRKGYGIIPAFKLVDTCAAEFEAATPYYYSTYESPVMVYDEAGNATQQYDTEVRITDAPKVVILGGGPNRIGQGIEFDYCCCHAAFAAREMGIESVMINSNPETVSTDYDTSDLLFFEPLTLEDVLNVTEAISPDGQLTGAIVQYGGQTPLNLAHGLAMAGTPIIGTSLDSIDLAEDRDQFDHLLEEVGLARPASGIARSRQRAEEIASELGYPVLVRPSYVLGGRGMEICQTKSALRRFVDSAVHSAGLDGGLDDAPILIDKFLDGATEVDVDVIADFDPSLDVGRQREGARAVICGIMEHIEHAGVHSGDSTCFLPPNELSPRTVAKVRDAAQKLAASLKVCGLMNVQLAIKDDVVYVLEVNPRASRTAPYVSKATHVPWPNLAARVMMGATLDELGVHEVLDAGAFAVKAPVFPHQKFPRVDFVLGPEMRSTGEVMGMDASPPLALAKAAMAAGNTLPTAGAVFVSVRDADKPGILPVVRGLAAMGFVIYSTGGTAEFLARYSVRTNLVQKIATGARPNVIDMMTSGDINLVINTPTASGSETDEGRIRSTAVRLSIPMITTATAARAAVDAIAALRAGDWSVRPLQEYAQAAQAIDANRQPVAAR, from the coding sequence ATGCCCAAACGAGAAGACGTCCGCACCATCCTCGTGCTCGGGTCCGGGCCGATCGTGATCGGCCAGGGCTGCGAGTTCGACTACTCGGGTGCCCAGGCGTGCAAGGCCCTGCGGGCCGAGGGCTGCCGGGTGGTGCTGGTCAACTCGAACCCCGCCACCATCATGACCGATCCGAGCATGTCGGATCGCACCTACATCGAGCCCATCACGCCCGAGAGCGTCCGCAAGATCATCCAGAAGGAGTGCGACGAGTCGGCCGGCGGCCAGGGCATTGACGCCATCCTGCCCACGCTCGGCGGCCAAACCGCGCTGAACTGCGCGTGCACGCTCTTCGACAACGGCACCCTCGACGAGTTCGGCATCGAGATGATCGGGGCTGACCGCGAGGTCATCCACCGCGCCGAAGACCGCGAGGCCTTCCGAAAGGTGTGCGAGGCCGAAGACCTGCCGCTCGCGCCCTCACGCACGGTCAAGAGCCTCGACGAAGCGATGGAAGCGCTCGACGAGCTCGGCCTGCCGTCGATCGTCCGCCCGGCCTTCACGCTCGGCGGCTGGGGCGGCGGCGTCGCGTACAACACCGAGGAATTCCGCCAGCAGGTGGCCCGCGGCCTCAGCGCCAGCATGATCGGCCAGGTCCAGATCGACAAGAGCCTGCTCGGCTGGAAGGAGTACGAGCTCGAGGTCGTCCGCGACAAGCACGACAACTGCGTCATCGTGTGCGGCATCGAGAACATCGACGCCATGGGCGTGCACACGGGCGACTCCATCACCGTCGCACCCATCCTGACGCTCACCGACAAGGAGTACCAGGTGCTCCGCGACGCCGCGTTCGCGGTGGTGCGGGCCGTCGGCGTCGAGACCGGCGGCAGCAACGTGCAGTTCGCCGTGAACCCCAGCCCGACGCCGAACGATGACGGAACGGAGGCGTTCGAGTTCGTCGTGGTCGAGATGAACCCGCGGGTGTCACGCTCGAGCGCGCTGGCCAGCAAGGCCACGGGCTTCCCGATCGCCAAGATCGCTGCCCGGCTCGCCCTGGGCTACACGCTCGATGAGCTGCGCAACGACATCACCGCGACGACGAGCGCTTGCTTCGAGCCAAGCATCGACTACGTCGTCACCAAGATGCCGCGGTGGACCTTCGAGAAGTTCCCCGAGGCCGACGAGACGCTGACGACGCAGATGAAGAGCGTGGGCGAGGCCATGGCCATCGGCCGGACCTTCAAGGAGAGCCTGCAGAAGGCCATCCGCTCGATGGAGGTCAAGCGGTTCGGCCTGGGCCTCGACCGCAACGATAAGTGGCTGACGGCGACGCGGGCGATCGAGCGCGAGCAGCTCGTCCTCGACTTCGCCGAGCCGGGCGACCCGACGCACATCATCAGCGCGACCGGCCTGCGTACCGCCGATGGTCAGCCGATCGAATGGCCCATCGACGACACGAAGCTCACGCGAAAGCTCGCGGTGCCAAGCCAGGGCCGGCTGTACTACGTGCGATACGCGCTCAAGATGGGCTGGTCGATCGAGCAGATCCATGGGCTCACCAAGATCGACCCGTTCTTCCTAAGCCAGATTGCAGAGCTCGTATCGTTCGAGGACACGCTGCTGGCGTATGAGAAGCTCGACGATGTGCCCGAGCACGTCTTACGCGAGGCCAAGCGGCTGGGATACAGCGACGCCCAGCTCGCCAACGTCTATCTCGACACCATCAGCAGCAAGACCATCCTGAGCGTACGAGAGCGTCGCAAGGGCTACGGGATCATCCCCGCTTTCAAGCTGGTCGATACCTGTGCCGCCGAGTTCGAGGCCGCGACGCCCTACTACTACTCGACCTACGAGAGCCCCGTCATGGTCTATGACGAGGCGGGCAACGCGACGCAGCAATACGACACCGAGGTCCGCATCACCGATGCGCCGAAGGTCGTGATCCTCGGCGGGGGGCCCAACCGCATCGGCCAGGGCATCGAATTCGATTACTGTTGTTGCCACGCCGCCTTCGCCGCGCGCGAGATGGGCATCGAGAGCGTGATGATCAACTCGAACCCCGAGACGGTCAGCACCGACTACGACACCAGTGATCTTCTCTTCTTCGAGCCGCTCACCCTCGAAGACGTGCTGAACGTGACCGAGGCAATCAGCCCCGATGGCCAGCTCACCGGCGCCATCGTGCAGTACGGCGGGCAGACGCCGCTGAATCTCGCCCACGGCCTGGCGATGGCTGGCACGCCCATCATCGGTACGAGCCTCGACAGCATCGACCTCGCAGAAGATCGTGATCAGTTCGACCACCTGCTCGAAGAAGTCGGCCTCGCGCGACCGGCCAGCGGCATCGCTCGCTCTCGCCAGCGGGCCGAGGAGATCGCATCCGAGCTGGGCTACCCGGTGCTCGTGCGGCCGAGTTACGTCTTGGGTGGCCGGGGCATGGAGATCTGCCAGACCAAGTCGGCCCTGCGCCGCTTCGTCGACAGCGCCGTGCACAGCGCGGGGCTCGACGGCGGGCTCGACGACGCGCCGATCCTCATCGACAAGTTCCTCGACGGCGCCACCGAGGTCGACGTCGACGTCATCGCCGACTTCGATCCTTCCCTGGATGTTGGGCGCCAGCGCGAGGGCGCCCGCGCCGTCATCTGCGGCATCATGGAACACATCGAGCACGCGGGCGTGCACAGCGGCGACAGCACGTGCTTCCTGCCACCCAACGAGCTCTCGCCGCGCACCGTCGCGAAGGTGCGCGATGCCGCCCAGAAGCTGGCCGCGAGCCTCAAGGTCTGCGGGCTCATGAACGTGCAGCTCGCGATCAAGGACGACGTCGTCTACGTGCTCGAGGTCAATCCACGCGCGAGCCGCACGGCTCCCTACGTCAGCAAGGCCACGCACGTGCCCTGGCCCAACCTGGCCGCCCGCGTCATGATGGGCGCCACGCTCGACGAGCTGGGCGTCCACGAAGTACTCGATGCCGGCGCGTTCGCAGTGAAGGCGCCCGTGTTCCCGCACCAGAAGTTCCCACGCGTCGACTTCGTGCTGGGCCCGGAGATGCGCAGCACGGGCGAGGTCATGGGCATGGACGCGTCGCCGCCGCTCGCCCTTGCCAAGGCCGCGATGGCCGCGGGCAACACGCTCCCGACGGCGGGCGCCGTGTTCGTCTCGGTGCGAGACGCCGACAAGCCGGGCATCCTGCCCGTCGTGCGCGGGCTGGCGGCAATGGGCTTCGTGATCTACAGCACGGGCGGCACCGCCGAGTTCCTGGCGCGCTACAGCGTGCGTACGAACCTGGTGCAGAAGATCGCCACCGGCGCTCGTCCAAACGTCATCGACATGATGACCAGCGGCGACATCAACCTCGTGATCAACACGCCGACCGCCAGCGGCAGCGAGACGGACGAGGGGCGCATCCGCTCGACCGCCGTACGCCTCTCGATCCCGATGATCACGACCGCCACGGCCGCGCGCGCCGCCGTCGACGCCATCGCGGCCCTGCGGGCCGGTGATTGGTCGGTGCGTCCGCTGCAGGAGTACGCCCAGGCCGCCCAGGCCATCGACGCGAACCGGCAGCCCGTCGCCGCACGCTGA
- a CDS encoding AraC family transcriptional regulator — MSERGASGLHRLRGRPGLSPNELVVADRDWLHGRFRLPVDSPNFANTGPIFWPTVVFARDPVIITQEGAEPVVADPNTTMVYNAMRPYTREALTDRGDRCEWFSVAPHLALEIARSLGLKADRPESLAPFTHAICPPELYRDQRRLSHGLAASESDPLGLGEAVLDVFRRALEPGVGARRRKSAATTEPTRRAHRDLAENAKAVLAQRYADRLTLDELSDELEVSPFHLARTFRHWTGQTVHKYLTALRIAAALDFIAQGMPLNEVAACTGFSSHSHFTQTFGCLLGESPSAWRRKILRPAVTPASPEPSVAIEPASAELHDAG; from the coding sequence ATGAGCGAACGTGGTGCGTCGGGGTTGCATCGCCTGCGCGGCAGGCCCGGGCTGAGCCCGAACGAGTTGGTCGTCGCCGATCGCGATTGGCTGCACGGACGGTTCCGTCTGCCGGTCGATTCGCCGAACTTCGCGAACACGGGCCCGATCTTCTGGCCCACGGTCGTCTTCGCGCGCGATCCGGTCATCATCACGCAGGAAGGCGCCGAGCCGGTCGTCGCCGATCCGAACACGACGATGGTGTACAACGCCATGCGACCGTACACGCGTGAAGCACTCACCGATCGCGGTGATCGCTGCGAGTGGTTCAGCGTGGCGCCGCACCTTGCCTTGGAGATCGCGCGGAGCCTGGGGCTCAAGGCCGATCGTCCCGAGTCGCTCGCGCCGTTTACGCACGCGATCTGCCCGCCCGAGCTCTACCGAGACCAGCGCCGGCTCAGCCACGGCCTGGCCGCCTCCGAGTCCGACCCGCTGGGGTTGGGCGAGGCCGTGCTCGACGTCTTCCGCCGCGCGCTCGAGCCGGGCGTGGGAGCTCGTCGCCGCAAGTCGGCCGCCACGACCGAGCCCACGCGCCGTGCGCACCGAGACCTCGCCGAGAACGCCAAGGCCGTGCTCGCCCAGCGGTACGCCGACAGGCTCACGCTCGACGAGCTGTCGGACGAGCTCGAGGTCTCACCGTTCCATCTCGCGCGAACGTTCCGCCACTGGACGGGCCAGACCGTGCACAAGTACCTCACGGCCCTGCGCATCGCGGCCGCGCTCGACTTCATCGCCCAGGGCATGCCGCTGAACGAGGTCGCCGCGTGCACGGGCTTCAGCAGCCACAGCCACTTCACGCAGACCTTCGGCTGCCTGCTGGGCGAGAGCCCCTCGGCCTGGAGACGCAAGATCCTGCGTCCGGCCGTCACGCCCGCGTCACCCGAACCTTCGGTCGCGATCGAACCGGCCTCGGCCGAGCTTCACGACGCCGGGTAG